One genomic window of Cannabis sativa cultivar Pink pepper isolate KNU-18-1 chromosome 2, ASM2916894v1, whole genome shotgun sequence includes the following:
- the LOC133034302 gene encoding uncharacterized protein LOC133034302 — translation MIGIDPEIIFHRLQVDPNYPPRRQKRRKFAPERNQAINEEVQKLIENGFIREVRYPDWLENVVIVKKKNGKWRVCIDFTDLNKACPEDSFPLPHIDMLVDATAGHELLSFMDAFSGYNQILMHPEDQEKTAFMTNLGIFCYKVMPFGLKNARATYQCLMNKMFGDHLGKTMEVYIDDILVKSLVAEEHINHLKQSFEILRKYNMKLNPTKCSFGVTAAVSEAAVIAVLVREDEGKQLPIYYVSKSLLDAETRYSQLEKLALALIHAARKLRPYFQCHPFTVLTTFPLKTILHKSELSGRLTKWAVELSEYDISYKPRTALKSQVLADFIADFTPNSQVQAEKELCHLTEGQTNGTWELHVDGSSYVRGSGLGLVLTSPQGEKIEQAIRCGFKATNNEAEYEAMIAGLGLAKEMGAKRINVFSDSQLVVNQMQGSYQARDSKMTAYLEKTKELQSTFDEFTVSQVPRENNSHADALANLGSSIQTTKPKTIPMVYLQWPAVWKKEEEEEVNDVTNEKTWMTPIIEYLEKDVLPEDKNEARRVKAQAARFSIIRGKLYKRSYSGPYLKCVNPAEAKYILAELHEGECGNHSGGRSLAHRALTQGYYWPTMRADSSENTRQCDKCQRFAQVSHQPPERLTSITSPWPFMKWGMDIVGKLPAAPGQKFISLDFQNFCKFWNIKLSFSTPRYPQANGQAESSNKTIMNTIKKRLENAKGRWADELPGVLWSYRTTARTSTGETPFSLAYGMEAVIPTESEVPTARHELTTEMQNWEDMCHELDTVDERRERASIRMAAYQQCLAKHYNKNARTRSFKGGDWVLRRVFQNTKEAEAGKLAPTWEGPYMITKV, via the exons ATGATCGGTATTGACCCTGAGATTATTTTTCACAGGTTACAGGTAGATCCAAATTACCCACCCAGGAGACAAAAGAGAAGAAAGTTTGCCCCTGAGAGAAACCAAGCAATAAATGAAGAAGTCCAGAAGCTCATCGAGAACGGGTTTATAAGAGAAGTCCGGTACCCAGACTGGCTGGAAAACGTAGTGattgtgaaaaagaaaaatggcaAGTGGAGGGTCTGCATCGATTTTacagacctcaacaaggcgTGCCCAGAAGACTCATTTCCATTACCACATATTGACATGCTAGTAGACGCCACAGCAGGACACGAACTCcttagcttcatggatgctttcTCAGGATATAACCAGATCCTTATGCATCCAGAAGACCAGGAGAAGACAGCTTTCATGACCAACCTAGGAATCTTTTGTTACAAGGTGATGCCGTTCGGACTGAAGAATGCAAGAGCAACCTACCAATGCCTCATGAACAAGATGTTTGGTGACCACCTGGGAAAGACCATGGAAGTCTACATCGACGACATCCTAGTGAAATCACTAGTTGCAGAAGAGCACATCAATCATTTAAAACAATCTTTTGAAATACTTAGAAAATATAACATGAAGTTAAATCCTACTAAGTGCTCTTTTGGTGTAACTGCAG CTGTCTCTGAGGCGGCAGTCATCGCAGTCTTAGTAAGAGAGGATGAAGGTAAACAGCTTCCAATTTATTATGTCTCTAAATCCTTACTTGATGCAGAAACTAGGTACAGTCAGCTGGAGAAGTTAGCATTGGCACTCATTCACGCAGCCAGAAAGTTGCGTCCATACTTCCAATGCCACCCATTCACAGTACTCACCACCTTTCCCCTCAAGACCATACTACATAAATCAGAGTTGTCTGGCAGATTGACCAAGTGGGCAGTGGAGCTCAGCGAATATGACATCTCCTACAAGCCACGAACCGCCTTAAAATCTCAGGTATTAGCTGATTTCATTGCAGACTTTACACCTAACTCTCAAGTGCAGGCGGAAAAAGAACTTTGCCACCTTACAGAGGGACAGACAAATGGCACATGGGAATTACATGTAGACGGTTCAAGCTATGTAAGAGGAAGCGGATTAGGACTTGTTCTAACCTCACCCCAAGGCGAGAAGATCGAGCAAGCAATCAGATGTGGGTTTAAAGCTACAAACAATGAGGCAGAGTATGAGGCTATGATTGCTGGACTCGGACTAGCCAAAGAAATGGGAGCCAAAAGAATCAATGTCTTTAGCGATTCACAACTTGTAGTCAACCAAATGCAAGGTAGCTATCAGGCCCGAGATAGCAAAATGACAGCTTATCTTGAGAAAACAAAAGAGTTGCAATCGACCTTCGACGAGTTCACAGTCAGTCAGGTGCCTAGGGAAAATAATAGTCACGCAGACGCCTTAGCCAACCTTGGGTCTTCCATCCAGACAACCAAACCCAAAACAATCCCAATGGTGTACCTCCAATGGCCTGCTGTctggaagaaagaagaagaagaagaagtaaatGACGTCACCAACGAAAAGACATGGATGACGCCCATCATCGAGTACTTAGAAAAAGATGTGCTACCCGAAGATAAGAATGAAGCCCGAAGAGTCAAGGCTCAGGCAGCCAGATTCTCAATAATACGAGGTAAGCTCTATAAACGATCTTATTCTGGTCCATATTTGAAATGTGTTAACCCTGCAGAAGCAAAATATATACTAGCTGAGCTTCACGAGGGCGAATGTGGCAACCATTCGGGAGGCAGAAGCTTAGCACACCGGGCCCTCACACAAGGCTACTATTGGCCTACTATGAGAGCCGACTCATCTGAAAATACAAGACAGTGTGACAAATGCCAACGTTTTGCACAAGTATCCCATCAGCCTCCAGAACGTCTCACATCGATCACATCCCCATGGCCCTTTATGAAGTGGGGAATGGACATAGTTGGCAAATTGCCAGCTGCACCTGGACAGAAG TTCATCAGCCTCGACTTTCAAAACTTTTGCAAATTCTGGAACATTAAGTTAAGCTTCTCAACACCTAGATACCCTCAAGCCAATGGACAAGCAGAATCGTCTAATAAGACCATCATGAACACAATCAAAAAACGACTAGAGAATGCAAAGGGTAGATGGGCCGATGAATTGCCAGGAGTACTATGGTCCTACCGCACAACAGCCAGAACATCCACAGGAGAAACACCTTTCTCTCTAGCCTATGGAATGGAAGCGGTCATACCAACAGAAAGCGAAGTCCCAACAGCTAGACATGAACTGACTACAGAAATGCAAAATTGGGAAGACATGTGCCACGAACTAGACACAGTCGACGAGAGAAGAGAAAGGGCATCTATAAGAATGGCAGCCTACCAACAGTGTCTAGCAAAGCATTACAACAAGAATGCCCGTACTCGGTCATTCAAGGGGGGAGACTGGGTGCTTCGTCGAGTTTTTCAAAACACCAAGGAAGCGGAAGCAGGTAAGCTAGCCCCAACATGGGAAGGGCCCTACATGATCACTAAGGTGTAG
- the LOC115719094 gene encoding protein TIC 20-II, chloroplastic, with the protein MASIPLVHFSQSLTIPNLRTRFPSLPHPLTTPNLPNLKSQQHKWPKFKSTTVTRMSYNKGTVTPATDRLVSAVAYTLPFFNSLQYGRHLFMQYPKLGYLFDPLLPIIGLYRSIPYASFVAFFALYLGVVRNPSFTHYVRFNSMQAVTLDVLLVLPLLLQRILSPGRSGLGFRIMVWVYTALFVFSVLCFVYSLASCVLGRTPYLPIVADAAARQI; encoded by the coding sequence atggccTCCATTCCTTTAGTCCATTTCTCTCAGTCTCTCACCATCCCTAACCTCAGAACTCGCTTCCCTTCCCTACCTCACCCACTGACCACACCAAATCTCCCCAACCTCAAATCTCAACAACACAAATGGCCCAAATTCAAATCCACCACCGTCACCCGCATGTCGTACAACAAAGGCACCGTCACCCCAGCCACCGATCGATTGGTGTCGGCGGTGGCTTACACTCTCCCTTTCTTCAATTCCCTCCAGTACGGTCGCCACCTCTTCATGCAGTACCCTAAATTGGGTTACCTCTTCGACCCTCTCCTTCCAATCATCGGTCTTTACAGGTCCATCCCTTACGCAAGCTTCGTGGCCTTCTTCGCTCTCTACCTCGGCGTCGTCAGAAACCCTAGCTTCACCCATTACGTCAGGTTCAATTCGATGCAGGCCGTGACTCTTGACGTTCTCCTGGTGCTGCCCTTGCTGCTCCAGCGGATTCTGAGCCCGGGTCGGAGCGGGTTAGGGTTCAGGATTATGGTTTGGGTTTACACTGCGTTGTTCGTGTTCAGTGTTCTTTGCTTCGTTTATAGTTTGGCTTCTTGTGTTTTGGGTCGGACCCCTTACTTGCCTATCGTCGCTGATGCTGCTGCTAGGCAGATATAG